The sequence below is a genomic window from Gossypium hirsutum isolate 1008001.06 chromosome A11, Gossypium_hirsutum_v2.1, whole genome shotgun sequence.
GTAAGATTGAGCAATCCTAGTAACTTAAAAAGTTTTCAAAAGAGCTAAAATGAAAAAGAAGTATGCATACAAGAGATAACCCTAATGGTGATGCATCAAAGATATGATAATTCCTCTTCCCATTGACATTAAATCAACTATAAATGATAAATCTGCAAGTCAGATCCTGACTTACTAGCTTCTGATATCCCCAGTGGTGATGCATTCTGCTTGCAGGCATTAGCTGACCCATATTTTTATAGTTTGGCAAATGTGGATCGTGAACCATCTACACAACCTATTTCAAAACTAGAATTTGAGTTTGAGAGAAGGAAATTGACAAAAGATGATGTTAGAGAGCTGATTTATCGAGAGGTACTCCACATTTGTTGCTTTGGTATTATGTGGTTCTTGTTTATTGTATAGCTTAGCCAACTCTTGCCTACAGATATTGGAGTATCATCCCCAGATGCTGCAGGAGTATCTTCGCGGTGGGGATCAGACCAGCTTTATGTACCCAAGGTTAGAAAACACTTATTGTTCCAAGTTAGATTAACTTCACACATATGGTCATCTCTTTATAATATGTGCATAATAACTATGTCACATTCAGGTTTAAAAATCTTTTCAGAGTCTCTTGAACAAGTAAATTGgtctttctttctattttaaaACTATGTGACTTTTTTCTTAGGATCTGTAAGCATGAGAGCATAATTTGATTTGTtcaatttcattatcaacttGATGTGTCTCAGAATTTTGATAGTGatataagtataaaaaaattcatttatgaaGGAATTTTGTAGTGATACTAGAATatcaaattgtttgaaaatgtaaCTAGTGGGTGAAATGTTAAAGGGGTAGTTTTTGGTTTAATCAGTTCAACCAGCCGGTTGAAATGACTGAAATAATATTCGTATCTGGACCGGAGGGGCCATTGTTTCCCTGTCCAATCCATTCAACTGGCCAGTCCTGTCTGGCCATTGTTTACCCATGTGATTTATATATATCCCACTTTTTTCTTTTGCAAAGTATGTTAGCTTTGTTTTGCTAAGGTGGCACTTCCTGAATCATATTAAAGATAAACTAGAGCTTCAAAATATAATCTTCACTCTTGTTACTGGTTAGGTTTTGTATGctttctcaaatgggagaagttCGAAATCAATATGATTTTGACAGTTTTGGGTTTCTTCTTATTGAAGTTGTGATTAATCCCAAACCAAAAACATAGAGAACTTGTGTTTGGTCtgaacaaaacaaaaacattggTCGAGTACTCTTCCTTAGTATCATTCTTCATTGTAAACCTTACAACTCTTTGGTGCTCTTAACTTTTGTTGCTTAATATGATGCCCAAGGTTGTCCTTGTACGATTGAAAGACAGTTCAGTGAAATAATACTTTTTGAGTGGCTTTGCAACTATGTAGTACTGAAGTGTAATATAAGGGAAAAGGGAAAAAAGGGTCCAGAAATTCTAGTTGAAAATGTTTGCTTCTGGCATCACAATTaacattctcttttctttttcattcaaataGCGGTGTTGATCGATTCAAGCGACAATTTGCACATTTGGAGGAACATTATGGTAAAGGTGGTGAAAAAAGTACTCCACTTCTAAGACATCACGCTTCTTTGCCTAGGTATGCTTCATAAATTTTTAGGGATCATGTTAGTTTTCTGCcaattttttctcttcttttccgaAGCCATAAAATCAGAGTAGATCTTGTCATGCTTTAGATGGTGGAAACGCCACTAGCTTGTCTAGTTCATGTGTCGTATTTCAGTTTGCCTAAATGACCTTGCTCTCTTCTTTTCAGAGAAAGAGTTCCCGTTCCCAAGGATGAGAATGCTGATCAAGATATTGATGGTGAGAATTCAACTTCAATATCTCAGGTAGATGGTTCGAACGCAAATGCGGAAGGGCAAAATGGCACTAACAAACCAAATAGTGCTCGTAGCCTATTCAAGAGTGCTAGCATTAGTGCCTCCAAGTGCGTTGGTGTACAAGCAAAAGACAATTCCGAGGTAGACATCTCTTCACCTAAACCTCTCTTTGACAAACTAACAGCAACTTTAGCATGAATAACAAGACATTCTTGATGCGAAAACCGAACTGTTATGCAGCTATCTTATTTATACCATATTTATTTTCTGTGCTGCAGGATAACCCAGATGAAGCCACTGATGAGACAGCTGATGTCTTGTCTCAGAAGGTTGCaaatcttaatgcttgactgaaactTGCAAATCGACTTTCGAAGGATATAGTTGGCTTGGTGCACCCGTTTTTGCCCTGACCATTCGGAAGAGATTATTTCGTAGTGATTTGCACCAAACCctttactttattttcttctgacagaaGCTAACAATAGAACGGTGACATTCGTGTTAACGCAGTGCTCAGAGAAAGGCTTCACCTATCACGTTACTCTATTTTACATTCGAAGAAACCAAGAGATGATGTATTTGTTCTATTGTGAACTTCAGAAATGCCATGTTTAGGGACTAAGAATTTtgattttaaagaagaaaaaaaaagaacacactGTATACTATTTCCACTTTGAATCACAGTCGTGCTTAAAAATGGTTGGTTGGattgatttatgaaaaaattCGAGCCGAGTCGTGATAATTACATTGACAATCTCTTTATAGTTCAAAGCAGGAGAATTCATCTCTCACTGAGGGTTAATGCTGCTCGTTTGATGAATTAATTGGAGATATGCAGTTTAATTATACagttacttaaaattttaaaaaattagtctttttaaaaaaaaaactttacagCTTATCTAATACAGTTTAATTTTCTTTGGAGTTCAATGATTACGCTAACCACGTTGTACAAAAGCTAATTCATTTCCCTATGGTTATCATTTCTTATTTAGCGCTAgtataaaaatccccaaatctcTTACCCAAATCCCACAGTTTGTGCTTTCCCTCTCACAATTATCCACTTTTCGAatcaaattcaaaaccaaaaaccCGATCAATGCCTGAGCTCGCGGAAACCTACGCTTGTGTCCCATCAACAGAGCGGGGCCGTGGAATCCTGATCTGGGGCGACCCAAAATCCAACAAGGTTCTTTACACAAATGGGCGATCCGTCATTATTCTCGACCTTAACAATCCACTCAACGTCTCCGTTTACGGTGAGCATGCGTATCCGGCCACGGTGGCACGGTTCTCGCCGAACGGGGAGTGGGTAGCCTCGGCTGACGTGTCCGGCACGGTTAGGATCTGGGGGGCCTACAATGACCACGTGTTGAAGAAAGAGTTCAAGGTTTTGTCGGGTCGGATTGATGATCTACAATGGTCTCCTGATGGGATGCGGATCGTCGCCTGCGGTGATGGCAAAGGGAAGTCTCTCGTTCGCGCTTTTATGTgagttttcttttcctttattagTTCAATTTTGATACATTGTAGAAGCAGCCTAAGAAACTGACATGTTCTATTGTATGTTTTAGAGCTGGTTTTGTTCTATTTTGAAATATATGCATGTATCACCCTGTTACCTGCTAATTGATCAAGCCTACAATCTTAATTGacatataatttttcattttttatgtaCTATTTACCAAATTCATTTCATATTCCTGttatttgaatttgtttatatAGATTCATTATGAGGAGAGAGcgtttattttatacattttcaatGAACAATATGATGGCTCCTATGTGTAACAACTACTTGCAAGTTTGATTAGTAAATATTGCATTTGTTTTTGAGTACtcaaaattttaagcttagttttgGTTAGATGATAGTTGCATCAAATCTATGCTTGAATAATGTATCACACCCAGATCCCAAATTGCTAAAGTACATGTCAGACTTGGCGTTTGCCATCATTACTTTATGGATGACCCCTATTTCGACATACACATTTGCTTCTTCAATTCAAGTCAGTCACATTTACCTACTTGATTTGGGGAATGTGAAGTTGTGTGAAAATGGGGTCACTTAACACACATGATTTGACAAGCAAGATTAGCTAAGGATCTTGACTTTTAATGTTAGAGTTGCATGGATACTCAAATGCATTATTCATTGACCTTTGATAAATACTAACgatgttttttttaatactaatttGCATTCTACTATTATTAAGTATATGACGAACATTATCTTGCACAGGTGGGATTCAGGCACTAATGTGGGTGAGTTTGATGGCCATTCAAGACGAGTTCTAAGTTGTGCCTTTAAGCCAACAAGACCATTTCGCATTGTGACTTGTGGAGAGGACTTTTTGGTGAATTTCTATGAAGGCCCACCCTTTAAATTCAAGCAATCTCAAAGGTTTGTTATAACAAATCCTTTTCTTTAACATTTTGGGCTTGATATGGTCTCTTTCACTTCTGATTATGTATAGAATTAATAAACGACACTTTTTTTTGGGTGTGGACTAACAAGAAAACTTTGTTGATTGTTGTTTTTGCCACTGTAAGTAACCTTTAGCCCAAATCATAACGTGTTGAAGCGAACACCTGCAAACAACCACAAATCTAACCCAGAGGAGGGGGAGCCAAGAGTTTTGCTCAATGCGGTCGATTAATTAATACTGTATTTTGAAATCATAGTACAAAATCATCAGTCGACCAGaagatttttaaatcaaaatttatacgATTTTGCTTTGACTAATGTTAAATATTTGTCAAGGTGATTAAccttttagttaaattaatttctcCGACATATTTTTTTGACGTATCTTTCGATTAGCAAGACAAAAAAAGGACACTATTAAATTATTGTCATTGAAATAGAATTACAAAATAACAATACTAGaagtatatatgtttatttttattaacatttagTAATTTTCTTAAAGACAAGACAACTAACTCACCAAATTTAGTGACTTCACTCATCTAACAACTTAATAAACATCCAATTCATCAACACTctaattgtaattaatttaagaataattaaagTACTTATACTTGAAAATTCAATTCATCTAACAATCTATCAATGGCCAATGTTTGACTTAACTTGGTTATTCTTTTAGGAAAAGTGGCATCTAGTTTGCAAGATTGGGTCCTGATTATATCTATCGCTTCATATGGGGGCTAGAATTTGTTgaaaactaaaacatttcaaccTGCTTTGCTGACACCTCTAACACATCTTGCTCAATTGCCCTTAAGAACTCACACACACACAAGTCTGCACACTCAACTCTTAATTTGCTCCATGTGTGAAGACATATCCAATAACCTGACTTTGCAAGGGAATAAAAACCTGCCTCTCTTCGATATTTGGTGTTTATGACTATTTAATCTTCAGTTTGTACTTCACTTCACCTATTAATTTATAGGCTGAAGTGCTTCAATCTTTTATTTGCAGAGATCATGCCAATTTTGTAAATTGTGTAAGATATTCTCCTGATGGAAGCAAATTCATCTCTGTAAGTTCTGATAAAAAGGGTATTATATTTGATGGAAAAACTGCGGAGAAGATTGGAGAGTTGTCGTCTGAAGATCCCCACAAAGGTAGCATTTATGCGGCCAGCTGGAGTCCTGATGGTAAGCAGGTGAGCATCTGAGAGCTTTTATTGCCTGGCAGTTGAAATTCCATTGTATATGTTATAAACGCCTATTCCATTGTTTCACCATTTCAATATGAGATTTGGGTTTATCGTTGCTGTGGAACATAAAGAATAACAGGCACCAAAAGGCAAGGCTGTATAATCAAGTTGATATCTATAGAATaggtttaccttttttttttttctttatgttatATGCATCTGATGtgagttataattatttttccttGATGCACTTTGTATTTGCTTAGAAAGACATGTTTTTAACTTTCAAGTATGAATCAATGTTTACCATATAGTTTTCTTTCATGAGGTGCCCTCCTTTAGTGGAATTTAACTACTTACCATGCTATGTGTTATATGCTTTTAAGATTTCTTAATATTATTCCAGGTGCTGACAGTATCTGCTGATAAGACTGCAAAAGTATGGGATATCTCTGAGGATGGTAGTGGGAAGTTGAAGAAAACATTGACATGTTCTGGCTCAGGTGGAGTTGATGATATGCTTGTTGGATGTCTTTGGCAGAACGATCATCTTGTCACTGTATCTCTAGGTGGCACAATTAGTATATTTTCTGCTAGTAATCTTGAAAAATCCCCACTCCAGTTATCTGGACACATGAAGAATATCACTTCATTAGCTGTCCTAAAAAGTGACCCAAAATGTATACTGTCTAGTAGTTATGATGGGCTAATAGTTAAATGGGTTCAAGGTTTGGGATATAGTGGTAAATTACAGAGGAAAGAGAATTCTCAAATTAAATGCTTTGCTGCTGCTGAAGAAGAGATCGTTACTTCTGGATTTGACAATAAGGTACTTGTCATTTTTATTTCTTGTCTGATGAAACAGTCATTTAAGATTCACTTTGTTggctcttttcttttcttttctcggGAAGATGAAAATATGCCTCTTATGTGTCATTGGCTTATGTCTTCTCACTAATTTCTTGAAGCAGTAGGTTTATTATGCATCATCCTACTTATTAGCCATGGTACCACTTAGGTATAGGTACATGTTTGACATGAATATAAGCTTTCCCCTATACTATACAACAATGGTCATATTCTCACATTAGTATCTTCTTTGAAATGTCCATTATATATTTGACATGAATATGTTAGGCAAAAAAATGTAGACTAATCCATTTATGATGCAAATATCACGGTTTAATTAAAACTAACATGAAACTTTTTAAGTGGTATTTCTTTGGGTAGAATATGTTAAGTTAGGCCAAAAGAAAAATCATAATAGAACCTATGAGGTGCAAAAGAATGAAGTGTTGAACTTGGAATAGAGGAAATAATATTTTCTCCCAAAAAGTACAGCTTTTTCTAATATTCTTGCAAAATGAATTATTCAAGTACATGGAAGAATTGGCATTCACACATTCTACTTTCAGTTGAACTGGTATTTCATTTTAAATAGAGTTCCCTATGCCTATGCTGTAGTAGAGATTCGCAGAATCTCATGTTAGAGTTTTAGTAGTAATTTTATGATGCTATCagtcttttctctttcttttcttttccttgtgtCTATGAACATGGGATCTCTTTCTCTTGGACGCGTAGGTTCTATTGTTTCTTATATTTTCCTTTTAATGGTACCCCTGTTCCAGATATGGAGAATTTCTCTTCATGGGGATCAGTGTGGGGGTGGAGATTCAGTTGATATTGGCAGTCAACCGAAGGACTTGAGCCTTGCCCTTCTCTCTCCTGAACTTGCTTTGGTTACAACTGACTCAGGAGTTGTTATGTTGCGTGGTACGAAAGTGGTATCAACCATAAACCTTGGTTTTGCTGTGACAGCATTAGTGGTTGCACCTGATGGAAGTGAAGCTATTGTTGGTGGGCAGGATGGAAAATTGCATGTATTTTGTATAGTAGGTGATACCCTCAAGGAAGAGGCAGTACTTGAGAAACACCGAGGTGCAATTACTGTCATTCGTTACTCACCAGATTTCTCAATGTTTGCATCTGGAGATGCAAATCGAGAAGCTATAGTCTGGGATCGTGTCTCTCGAGAGGTATTTTGCACTGCAGATATTTCTTGTATGTTCCTTTAGCATTTGAATGTCATAAAATTTGTGCAGTAAATGTGGCCAATATATACTACTAGTTGGCTATGTCTCTGTTTCTTTGTCCTcgtatatatgtataagtttgtCTTTTTTTTCTCAGAAACTGATAAAGGTCATTTACTAACTGAACCTTACAGTTaccttcatatatatattttttgggtgAAAGGTAGTGATTGATTGTTGATTTAGAGTGAAACCTTAAACCTTGATCCAGACATAAAATATTTCAGTTCAGGATATTGATATGATCTCTTTGTTTCGAGGAAAATATTGAACCATTTGGTTTCTTTATCAAAGCTTAGCAGTGGAACAGACATGTAACAATGGAAAATAGAATTCATGTCCGATTTGAATGCATTTTTAAAGCTAGTTTGTTTTCTCTTTTGCAATGATCTTATGGAGGGCCATAGTGGTGTTCTGTAACGCTGTCTGAATTATTTCTAACAAATACTCTCTTCTACAGGTAAAGCTTAAAAACATGTTGTACCACACTGCTCGGATAAACTGTCTTGCTTGGTCTCCCAATAACAGCATGGTTGCTACTGGATCACTTGACACCTGTGTAATAATTTATGAGGTTGACAAGCCTGCATCTAGCCGAATGACCATAAAAGGAGCTCATTTAGGTGGAGTTTATGCATTAGCCTTTACTGATGAACACAGTGTGGTAAGCTCTGGTGAGGATGCTTGTGTTCGAGTGTGGAAATTGACCCTGCAATGATAAAGACCAATAAAGAAATGCCTTGATCGGTTGGTGGATGTGCTGCATTTATCCGAGATATCGTTTTTGTGAGCTTGGTCAGCATGCAAATTGAAAATCTTTAATAGGAGTTGGTTGAGTTTGTGACATTACCAGCCTTTCTAGTGTGTGTTGTATGGTACCTGGTAGCAAGTTTTCGATCTCGAGGACATTGTTTCCCCCATGCAAACAAATATGGTTCTCACTTCTCACATCACATGGTTTTGCATTTAAATGATGGCGTGATAGGGTCGCATAATATACTTCatttcttatttatctttgagCGTGTTAAATTATGATGTGTGGTTGTTGTATTGTACTCTCCTCTTCTTTTCCATTGCATTACTGCTCAAAATTTTTCTACCTTGCTTTGCTACGCGAGTGAAAATAtactcttttttattattataaaaagtaATGGGTATTTTTCAAAGTAAATGATGgtagtttctttctttctttctttctttatgtaAGTGGATGGTTACTTTGTGTATTTACATTTGTTAAAatgatttatatttgattttttttttcctttttcagcTGAACTTGTGTAActtataacatcaatttactcATGGATTTTATGAAAACTAGATTTTACCATCGGTGAAagtacaaaaaagaaaagaaaaaaagaacgtTATTTAAATTCAATCAGACATTTGATGATAACTAGAATTATTCTCACTCGTGGATGAATGTCTTTGAGTAAatcaaatttaaagataaaaaaaaaattagttttagtTATGTATTAGTTAAGGTGATtggaaaaaaatgaattaaattttggagTTTAATAAAAGCACAATAGAAATATCGGACAAAAAACAGTAATTTGAAAGAAATCAATTATGGATTCAAACGATTGGATGCAAATATTGGTCAATTTTTAAAAAGGAAATGGTTTttttaaggtaagtatataatagTTTTAATGAAAGTAGATATTTAAGTCAAATCAATTATCAATAAATGAGTGATGTGAAATAAAAGATTACTTTATCTCCAATTGCAAACTGTCCCATAAATAGTTTTAACAAGCAAAAAGTAAACGAAACGAACGACAATTGAATGGCAGAAAGGTAAAAAGAATATAAGTAGAAGGACAATATAGTCAATTGGTGCTAATTTAGTGCTTCCCCTCTTGAAATTCAAAACCTCTCAAAATTTCCATTTTGGATCCCCGCCTTTCTGAATCTCAGTTTTCCCTCTTTCCCCCCCCAATTTACCTCTCTTTATAATCCTCTAAAAAATCTCGTCCCAAAATCCAACGGCTCTTATACTGTGGATTGAaacttgttgttgttgttgttgttgttgttgttgttgtcgttgttgttattttttaatgGCGCACCATGTGTTTCAGCTTCCTTGCGACGGCGACGGCGCGTGTATGCGCTGTAAGGTTACTCCTCCGACGGAAGAAACCCTCACTTGCAGCACGTGCGCCACTCCTTGGCACGTGGCCTGCTTAGCTTCTCCGCCCGAAACCCTAGCTTCTACTTTACAATGGCACTGCCCTGATTGCTCCGGCGATCCTCTTCCTTCAGCCTCGGTCGCCATAGATGGAAGCTCCAGTGAGCTTTTTGCGGCTATAAAGGCAATAGAGGCCGATGAGTCGTTGACAGAGAAGGAGAAAGCGAGGAAGAGGCAGGAGTTGTTGAGTGGGAGAGTTGAAGAAGATGgtgagaaagagaaagagaaaggtaaggagaaggagaaggagagCTCTGTTTTGGATGTTCTTGATGGAAGCATAAACTGTTCGTTTTGCATGCAGTTACCTGACAGGCCTGTTACGGTTCGTATTCTCTTTTTCTATGTTGCAGAGGATTGTTAATGTCCTGCCTGTTTCATTAGATATTACCTAGTTTAGTCCATTTTTCTCTTCTCTATGGtgctttatttttgtttgttatttCGATTATCTTACTTTTGTTTTCAATATTTActtcatatattattttgttcAGATGTTCAATTGGCCAAACTGAAGTATTTTTTAGACTAATCTTATTCTTTAGCTCTAAAAGGTAAATCTAGTTTGCCATGTTAAGTGATGCTACTATTTCAAGCTGCatttcatattttgtttttgATTATTTAGTTTTACCTGGTCTGTTAGTAGTACTATTAAAAGTGGGTTGTTATGCAATTTGAATAGATTATTACATTCTTTAAGGGTGAAGCATATACAGCCATTGGAACAGGGTGTCATTGGTTTCATCTTCAAAGCTGGAAAGGGGTTTAGTTTACTTTTGATGGATTATGCAGTTAGATCATCTCCTTAAGGGTGAAATGATTACCTGTTCATTGATATTGAATATTGATATGTCTTATTCATGCCGTTTCAGACACCATGTGGCCACAATTTCTGCCTTAAATGCTTCCAGAAATGGATAGGCCAAGGAAAGCGTACTTGTGCAAAATGCCGGTCAACAATTCCTCCAAAAATGGCAAGCCAACCTCGTATTAATTCTACACTTGTATCTGTTATCAGAATGGCAAAGTTATCCAAATCAAATGTTGCAGCTGGGCCTCTGAAGGTTTACCATTTTATACACAACCAAGATCGACCTGACAAGGCTTTCACTACAGAGCGAGCACAAAAAGCTGGCAAAGCAAATGCTGCTAGTGGGAAGATATTTGTGACTGTACCACCTGATCATTTTGGGCCTATCACTGCTGAAAATGATCCAGCTAGAAATCAAGGTGTTCTTGTTGGTGAATGTTGGGAAGATAGATTGGAATGCCGGCAATGGGGTGCTCACCTTCCACATGTTGCTGGTATTGCTGGTCAGTCAAACTATGGTTCTCAGTCAGTGGCACTCTCAGGAGGTTACGAGGATGATGAGGATCATGGAGAGTGGTTTCTCTACACTGGAAGGTTTGTTATACATGTTAGTAATATGCTAACTCATCATTTTCATTGCATTTGCTTATAAAGGAAACTTATAAAGGCAAATGAGTGTGATAACTGTTTGGTGcagtttattttgatgtttagtaGCCACTCAGTTCTTTGTTCAAGAACAGTTGGTTGTAGGGTGTTAAGGTAACTCTAATCTTTTTGCCTCTACTAAAGAGGCTACTAAATTCTTTGGATTGGAAGGGGAATTTGCAAATTTCAACTCCCATTTGACTGTTCTAGGAGGCCTGCATGTAAATTTTCTTTGCCTTCTCCAACATTCCAAGGTTGATTGTTGTTTTAATGTTGCACTTTGTAGCTAATGAAAACAAGCATAGAAAGTATGGTAGATAAGCATGGTTGATGTAGCTTCAGTGAACATTCTATGTGGTAGTGGCTGTTATTCTTTTTTGGTTCTGGGAAGAACTTAAGGATCTGTTCTGCTGCATTCATAGCATGCTGACATTATTCAAAACtgttttcaataattattatctTTTTCTGGTAAGCTTAAGT
It includes:
- the LOC107923817 gene encoding actin-interacting protein 1-2; this translates as MPELAETYACVPSTERGRGILIWGDPKSNKVLYTNGRSVIILDLNNPLNVSVYGEHAYPATVARFSPNGEWVASADVSGTVRIWGAYNDHVLKKEFKVLSGRIDDLQWSPDGMRIVACGDGKGKSLVRAFMWDSGTNVGEFDGHSRRVLSCAFKPTRPFRIVTCGEDFLVNFYEGPPFKFKQSQRDHANFVNCVRYSPDGSKFISVSSDKKGIIFDGKTAEKIGELSSEDPHKGSIYAASWSPDGKQVLTVSADKTAKVWDISEDGSGKLKKTLTCSGSGGVDDMLVGCLWQNDHLVTVSLGGTISIFSASNLEKSPLQLSGHMKNITSLAVLKSDPKCILSSSYDGLIVKWVQGLGYSGKLQRKENSQIKCFAAAEEEIVTSGFDNKIWRISLHGDQCGGGDSVDIGSQPKDLSLALLSPELALVTTDSGVVMLRGTKVVSTINLGFAVTALVVAPDGSEAIVGGQDGKLHVFCIVGDTLKEEAVLEKHRGAITVIRYSPDFSMFASGDANREAIVWDRVSREVKLKNMLYHTARINCLAWSPNNSMVATGSLDTCVIIYEVDKPASSRMTIKGAHLGGVYALAFTDEHSVVSSGEDACVRVWKLTLQ